TGCACGATTTGCCGATTGTACTGGTCGTAACCTATCGTTCGGAAGAGGCCAATGCCCGTTTACAACGCTTGGTTGTTGGTTGGCAGCGTGGCAGTTTGGTCACGCGCATCGAGGTTCCACGGCTCGATAGCAGCGAAGCACATGAACTTTTGAGCGCATTGGGCCATCCTAATCCTGATGATCAGACCTTGCTCGAACGCAGTGCGGGCAATCCATTATTTTTGCTCGAACTTTGCCGCACGGCTAATCCGGCTGATGTACCGCCGATGTTGGTCGATGTACTCAGTGCTCGTTTGGCACGGTTGCCCGAACGGGCAGCCCAAATTGTTCAAGCGGCAGCGGTGCTTGACCCCTTGTTTGGCTATCGCATCCTGCGCGAAACTGGCGGACGCTCCGATGAGGAAACCCTCGATGGGCTTGATGGGTTGCTCAATGCTGCCATTTTAAAAGAGCATGGCGATAGCTATACCTTCAGCCATCCTTTGGTTGCAACCGTCGTCCGCAATAGCCTAAGTCGTGCTCGCCGCAGCTTTTTACATCGCCGCGCCGCCCAAGCCTTGCAACACGAATATAGCGATCAACGGGCGATTGCCGGACGCTTGCTATTACACTATCGTGAGGCTGGCGAGGCCAAATTAGCTGCCACCTATGCCGACCAAGCTCTAGAGCACGCGCTTTCACTCGCAGCACCGAATGAGGCTGTGGCTTTTGGGCAACAGGCGGTTGAGCTTAATCCAACGCCTGAGCGCTATTGCCGACTCGGCGATGCCTTGGAGTGGAACAGCGAAGTGCCAGCGGCGCGTGAGGTTTATCATACGGCGCTGGCTCAATATCAAGCCCAAGCCAATTGGCTCCGAGTTGTGGCAGTGTGCACCAAACTTGGCCGTACCTATTTGGTCGTCGGCAGGCCTGAGGTGGTGATCGAATGGGCTGAACGAGGCTTGGCAATTTATCATCAGCATAAAATTGATGACCAACTGATCGAAGCCGATTTGCTGTTACTCTTGGCAATTAGCCAGCGTTTGGCGGGCTACCCATTAAATGTGGCCTACGAAAATATCCAAGCCGCCTTAGAGGTTGCTACCGCCCAGCAAAATCACTCGTTGATCGGGCGTTGTCAATTCGAGTTAGGCAATATTTTGGCGCAGCGCGGCGAAATTAAGGCGGCGGTCGAAACCTTTGCCTTGGCGATTGCCAGCACCGCCGCCACCAACGAGCAATATCAAATTATCTTGGGCTACAACAACGCTGCCTATAATGCCACCTTGATCGGCGATTTAGTCACGGCACATAGCCATATTCAAGCAGGTTTGCACCTAGCCGAACGCTTAGCCTTGCGCGTGCCATTGCAATATTTGTATAGCACCCGTGGCGAAATTGCCTTAGCCGAAAAGCATTGGGACGAAGCTGAAGAATGGTTTGAACGTGGAATTAGCGTGGCCCAAGCCAATGGCAATGCTGCCCAAGTTGCTAATTATCGGGCTAATTTGGGATTGGTTGCGCGTGGTCGTGGCGATCATGATCAAGCCTTGGTCTTGATGCGCACAGCGCTCAGCGAAGTTGAATTGCTGACTGCGCCATTTTTACAAACCCAAATCAACATTTGGCTAGCCGAAATTTGGCAAGAACGCCACGATTATTTAGCCGCCAATGCAGCTTTACAACGGGCACAACAGGCCGTCACACCCGAACAAGGCTTTTTGTATCAGCGCGTACAGCAATTGCAGCAACAACTTGGCAGCATGCAACTAGCAATGGCTCACCAGCGTTCTATTTAAAAAGGAGTTGCCATGGCCGATCAATCAGTGCCCTACAGCCATAGTGAATTGATTATTGCTCTAGAACGCGATGTTGCAAGCGTTAGTGGCACAATTTTGACCTTGACCCCTGAGCAATGTTTTGCCCATCCGGAAGGAGTTTGGTCGCCTGCCGAGAATGTGATCCATCTTCAGCAATTGACCAAAGTTTTGAGCTTGGCGTTTTATCTGCCACGGTTCACGCTTAGCACGCTGTTTGGCAAGCCCAAGCATCAATCGACTGACTATTTGACGATCAAAACTCGCTATCAAGCAGCAATTGCCAAGGGATTTAGCGCACCGGCCTATTCGATTCCAGCAAAACCCCAAGGTCCAATCAGTTTACAAGCACAACAAGCCTTGGTTGCACAATGGCAAAAACTCAATCAACAGCTGATCGAAACGCTTTTTCATTGGGATGAAGCAGCCCTTGATCAGTATCAATTACCACATCCCGCTTTGGGCAAATTAACCGTGCGTGAGATGTTATTTTTTATGCATACCCATACTGCGCATCATCTCAACGATCTTGCCAAATTGCGCCAAAGCCAAGTTATAAACGAATAGCTCCATTGCCTCACCCCCAGCCCCTCTCCCACTACGGCAGGCGAGGGGAGTTTAGATTTGTGGGTGAAGACTATGAATTAGCAGTTTTGCTTATACAGAAACTCGCGTT
The Herpetosiphon gulosus genome window above contains:
- a CDS encoding DinB family protein translates to MADQSVPYSHSELIIALERDVASVSGTILTLTPEQCFAHPEGVWSPAENVIHLQQLTKVLSLAFYLPRFTLSTLFGKPKHQSTDYLTIKTRYQAAIAKGFSAPAYSIPAKPQGPISLQAQQALVAQWQKLNQQLIETLFHWDEAALDQYQLPHPALGKLTVREMLFFMHTHTAHHLNDLAKLRQSQVINE
- a CDS encoding AAA family ATPase, coding for MTVALRFLGVPSILYNQQAQSLPSKAVALLGYLAATIQPQRREHLLALLWAESSDEAARKNLRNTLWTIRRSLGGEIILADEDRLRLHPDCVVDLWQLRSLAEGVVSPTVEGLLQLAQGPLLDGVMLPDAPDFDLWLVTEREQVHLTTMRLFQTAISNYQKQQQWVHVLTLARAALRFDPLSESLYQAIIEAHWRQGERAEALRQYEMLANTLQRELGIDPLPETQMLRQRILQTNQLISANSSPEPAKPVVAAPIAEPKPLLKPIKRAAPRAAPFVGRQYEQLLLNQALIRSNERGLQVVLITGEIGVGKSRLWQEWAQQLSADSTMLAMHCLESTQSLPFAPLTELFGQRLCLSRLFSGDSAVEPMWLAEVARLLPQLRGHIPNLPEPPVLPADEERRRMFEAFAQCLRAVMTNHLVIGIDDLHWADQATAEWLDYVVDRLHDLPIVLVVTYRSEEANARLQRLVVGWQRGSLVTRIEVPRLDSSEAHELLSALGHPNPDDQTLLERSAGNPLFLLELCRTANPADVPPMLVDVLSARLARLPERAAQIVQAAAVLDPLFGYRILRETGGRSDEETLDGLDGLLNAAILKEHGDSYTFSHPLVATVVRNSLSRARRSFLHRRAAQALQHEYSDQRAIAGRLLLHYREAGEAKLAATYADQALEHALSLAAPNEAVAFGQQAVELNPTPERYCRLGDALEWNSEVPAAREVYHTALAQYQAQANWLRVVAVCTKLGRTYLVVGRPEVVIEWAERGLAIYHQHKIDDQLIEADLLLLLAISQRLAGYPLNVAYENIQAALEVATAQQNHSLIGRCQFELGNILAQRGEIKAAVETFALAIASTAATNEQYQIILGYNNAAYNATLIGDLVTAHSHIQAGLHLAERLALRVPLQYLYSTRGEIALAEKHWDEAEEWFERGISVAQANGNAAQVANYRANLGLVARGRGDHDQALVLMRTALSEVELLTAPFLQTQINIWLAEIWQERHDYLAANAALQRAQQAVTPEQGFLYQRVQQLQQQLGSMQLAMAHQRSI